One Cohnella candidum genomic region harbors:
- a CDS encoding glycoside hydrolase family 2 protein, whose amino-acid sequence MTTAAYIKDYPRPQFVRENWLNLNGEWSFRFDDRNMGERERWHSKFEGTHTINVPFTYETQASGIGEEAFHPYVWYHKSVHIPKEAEGKRVILHFQAVDYVAKVWVNGDLVGRHQGGYAAFSFDVTPYLTLGADNRITVKAEDSNSCTQPRGKQRWTKDNFECFYVQTTGIWQTVWLEYVDARRLDSVKITPDIDRQVVRFDYEVNGVDEGGDLKLEAIVTLKGKPVKRVSLTMDRPCLTVEVDLVHEANGPWKRNFWSPQKPALYDVEFILYSDDAVVDRVFSYFGMRKISIENGKVLLNNVPIYQKLILDQGYWTESHLTPPSEEALIEDIDKILEMGYNGVRKHMKIEDARFLYWCDVKGLLVWSEMAATFEFHDRAVDAFTKEWLEIVKQQYNHPSIITWVPFNESWGISSILRDKRQQKFTEGIYHLTKSIDPYRPVITNDGWEHTVSDILTLHDYVETGEGFQKRYGKIDAVVGNETTCNQWKYAFAEGYRYQGQPIMITEFGGIAYQSDKGWGYGRQVDSDEEFLKRFEGLTRAIKSVDSICGYCYTQLTDVQQEINGLLTEDRKPKVPLEKIREINLA is encoded by the coding sequence TACGAAACGCAAGCGAGCGGAATCGGAGAGGAAGCGTTCCATCCGTACGTTTGGTACCATAAATCGGTTCATATCCCAAAAGAAGCGGAAGGAAAACGGGTCATCCTGCATTTTCAAGCCGTCGATTACGTCGCGAAAGTTTGGGTAAACGGCGACTTGGTCGGCAGGCATCAAGGCGGGTATGCGGCATTTTCTTTCGACGTTACGCCTTATCTGACCTTAGGGGCCGACAACCGGATCACGGTGAAAGCGGAGGACTCCAATAGCTGCACGCAGCCGCGGGGCAAGCAGCGCTGGACGAAGGACAATTTCGAATGCTTCTACGTCCAGACCACCGGCATATGGCAGACGGTATGGTTGGAATACGTGGATGCACGGCGGCTGGATTCGGTCAAAATCACTCCGGATATCGACCGCCAGGTCGTTCGCTTCGATTACGAGGTGAACGGAGTGGATGAAGGCGGCGATTTGAAGCTGGAAGCCATCGTTACGTTAAAAGGCAAGCCCGTGAAGCGGGTAAGCTTGACGATGGACCGCCCTTGCTTGACGGTTGAAGTCGATTTGGTGCATGAGGCGAACGGACCGTGGAAGAGAAACTTCTGGTCGCCGCAGAAACCGGCTTTGTATGATGTGGAATTCATTCTGTACTCGGATGATGCAGTCGTGGATCGGGTGTTTTCCTATTTCGGGATGAGGAAAATCTCCATCGAGAATGGGAAGGTGCTGCTGAACAATGTGCCGATCTACCAAAAATTGATTTTGGATCAGGGGTACTGGACGGAGAGCCATTTGACGCCGCCGAGCGAGGAAGCCCTCATCGAAGATATCGATAAAATCCTGGAAATGGGCTACAACGGCGTGCGCAAGCATATGAAGATCGAAGATGCCCGTTTTCTCTATTGGTGCGACGTGAAAGGACTGCTGGTCTGGTCCGAGATGGCGGCCACCTTCGAGTTCCATGATCGTGCGGTCGATGCATTTACGAAGGAATGGCTGGAAATCGTGAAGCAGCAGTACAACCATCCCAGCATCATTACCTGGGTTCCGTTTAACGAATCGTGGGGCATCTCGTCCATCCTGCGGGACAAGAGACAGCAGAAGTTTACCGAAGGCATCTACCATCTGACGAAGTCGATCGATCCGTACCGTCCGGTCATTACGAACGACGGTTGGGAGCATACCGTATCGGACATTTTGACTCTGCACGATTATGTGGAAACAGGGGAAGGATTCCAGAAGCGGTATGGAAAGATAGACGCTGTCGTAGGCAACGAGACGACCTGCAACCAGTGGAAATACGCCTTCGCCGAAGGCTATCGATACCAGGGACAACCGATCATGATCACGGAGTTCGGCGGCATCGCCTATCAGTCGGACAAAGGATGGGGTTACGGCCGCCAGGTGGATTCGGACGAGGAGTTCCTGAAACGGTTCGAAGGGCTGACCCGTGCGATCAAGAGCGTGGATTCCATTTGCGGATACTGCTATACCCAATTGACAGACGTGCAGCAGGAAATCAACGGCCTGCTGACGGAAGACCGTAAGCCGAAAGTTCCGTTGGAGAAAATAAGAGAGATTAATCTGGCATAA
- a CDS encoding Hcp family type VI secretion system effector has translation MKALLLIVATVFLLVAGSGATAVAATTSVVQPAQNHDVYLKLDGVCGEAKAAKFANWIQLTGVDFGVTNSSSGAPTGGGSGAGKAKMDPFTVSKTYDCSSVPILTNSLSGKHIKSGEIDFVTRGEKPFTVLKVVMTDVMISDYQFSNMKETLTFSFGAIDFSYYAMDSGGKSKLPVQGGFDFKTGSVK, from the coding sequence ATGAAAGCCCTTTTGCTCATTGTGGCGACCGTCTTCCTTCTCGTCGCCGGTTCCGGCGCGACGGCGGTTGCGGCAACCACGTCCGTGGTGCAGCCGGCGCAGAACCATGACGTCTATTTGAAATTGGACGGCGTATGCGGGGAAGCGAAGGCTGCTAAATTCGCGAATTGGATCCAACTGACCGGAGTAGACTTCGGCGTGACGAATTCCTCATCCGGCGCCCCGACAGGAGGAGGTTCAGGGGCCGGCAAGGCGAAAATGGACCCTTTCACGGTTTCGAAAACGTATGATTGCTCGTCCGTTCCGATCCTGACGAACTCCCTGTCCGGCAAGCATATCAAAAGCGGCGAAATCGACTTTGTTACCCGCGGGGAAAAGCCGTTTACCGTTTTGAAGGTTGTCATGACCGACGTGATGATATCAGATTATCAATTCAGCAACATGAAAGAGACCCTTACGTTCAGTTTCGGCGCCATTGATTTCAGCTACTATGCAATGGATAGCGGCGGCAAGAGCAAGCTTCCGGTACAAGGAGGCTTCGACTTTAAAACGGGCAGCGTGAAGTAG
- a CDS encoding quinone oxidoreductase family protein, with protein MNAILVTAFGGPETMKYAQVEIPEVQPSQLLIRVERASVNFADIKARYGKKGAALPFIPGLDAAGVIERVGSEVQGFKPGQRVIAFPKGGSYAEYVVADEALTFAIPDSVDFDTAAACPTVSILSYKLLAEIARLEAGETVLVHAAAGGVGTTAIQLAKLLGAGLVIGTVGSGKKVSAALEAGADHVIDYETEDFSWRVTELTGGAGADVILDSVSGRVAECSLNCLAEYGRLVHFGNSSGESGAFRTADLHASCRSVLGYSLGTTRSKRPHTLREAADRVLQYLGEGRLKMKIGERFPLRDAGKAHEWIESRLSTGKVLLDVRS; from the coding sequence ATGAACGCCATCCTCGTCACCGCGTTCGGCGGTCCCGAAACGATGAAATATGCCCAGGTAGAAATTCCGGAAGTTCAGCCGAGCCAATTGCTGATCCGCGTGGAAAGGGCCAGCGTGAACTTCGCGGACATTAAAGCCCGTTACGGCAAAAAAGGGGCGGCGCTTCCGTTCATTCCCGGATTGGACGCCGCGGGCGTGATCGAGCGCGTCGGCTCCGAGGTGCAAGGCTTCAAGCCGGGACAACGCGTCATCGCTTTTCCCAAAGGCGGGTCCTACGCCGAATACGTCGTCGCCGACGAAGCGCTCACGTTCGCGATTCCCGACTCCGTCGATTTCGACACGGCGGCCGCTTGTCCGACCGTGTCAATTCTGTCCTATAAATTGCTGGCCGAAATCGCGAGATTGGAAGCGGGAGAAACGGTGCTGGTCCACGCGGCTGCCGGCGGGGTAGGGACGACGGCGATCCAGTTGGCCAAACTCCTGGGCGCCGGTCTCGTCATCGGAACGGTGGGGAGCGGGAAGAAAGTTTCGGCTGCGCTTGAAGCGGGCGCGGATCACGTTATCGATTACGAAACCGAAGATTTCTCTTGGAGGGTGACTGAGCTCACGGGCGGCGCCGGCGCCGACGTCATTCTGGACTCCGTGTCGGGCAGGGTCGCGGAGTGCAGCCTAAATTGTTTGGCCGAATACGGCCGTCTCGTTCATTTCGGGAATTCGAGCGGGGAGTCCGGCGCGTTCAGAACGGCGGACCTGCATGCCAGCTGCCGCTCGGTGCTGGGCTACAGCTTGGGGACGACAAGAAGCAAACGGCCGCATACGTTGCGGGAAGCCGCGGATCGGGTTTTGCAATATCTTGGGGAGGGACGTTTGAAAATGAAGATCGGCGAACGGTTTCCTCTCAGGGATGCCGGGAAAGCGCATGAGTGGATCGAGAGCCGTCTGAGCACGGGGAAAGTGCTGCTGGACGTTCGCTCCTGA
- a CDS encoding ArsR/SmtB family transcription factor, whose amino-acid sequence MHEDGPMAELAEMAELLKLLGDPMRLAILALLQEKDLSVTEITGLLRASQPNTSQHLRKLRSAGLVRESKRGQWVYYSLNLAEYPDLKTFLSQLPGRDKRRLELAQLE is encoded by the coding sequence ATGCACGAAGACGGACCGATGGCGGAATTGGCGGAAATGGCGGAGCTGCTCAAGCTGCTCGGGGATCCGATGCGGCTGGCGATTTTGGCCTTGCTTCAGGAGAAGGATTTGAGCGTAACGGAAATCACCGGCCTGCTTCGGGCCAGCCAGCCGAATACGAGCCAGCACCTGCGCAAGCTGAGGAGCGCGGGGCTCGTGCGGGAGTCCAAACGCGGCCAGTGGGTCTACTACTCTCTGAATTTGGCGGAGTATCCGGACCTCAAAACGTTCCTGTCCCAACTTCCGGGGCGGGATAAACGCCGGTTGGAACTGGCTCAATTGGAATAG
- a CDS encoding ROK family protein: MKTTPTGDQALIKRINTAIVLEAILRGAPLSRAQISEKSGLNKATVSSLVQDLIDGSVVREIGTGVSSGGRKPVMLEFVATAGYAVGIDLGVNYVRGVLTDLRGALIAETNLPLDGQEPEPVLASLQTCIDSLIAKAPASPYGIVGIGVGVPGLVNESGAVLYAPNLQWRDVPLQRQLADKYGVPVTIDNEANTGAIGEQVFGAGRSIDNLIYVSVGIGIGTGLILHRSLYKGASGFSGEMGHLSVEAFGKPCACGNRGCWEMYASEKALLEKAAAHGISDWEALLNAAESGQAGVLADLETTGEYLGIGIANIVNVFNPDAVVIGNRISQVRPWIENSLRRTVVQRSLGFHLRSVQLLFAELGERSAVLGAAQMAISGFFDRLKAA, encoded by the coding sequence ATGAAGACGACCCCCACCGGCGACCAAGCCCTGATCAAACGAATAAACACGGCGATCGTGCTGGAGGCGATTTTGCGCGGCGCGCCGCTGTCCCGGGCCCAAATCTCCGAAAAATCCGGGCTGAACAAAGCGACCGTTTCCAGCCTCGTGCAGGATCTGATCGACGGCTCCGTCGTCCGGGAGATCGGAACCGGCGTTTCGAGCGGCGGCCGCAAGCCGGTGATGCTGGAATTCGTCGCGACGGCCGGTTACGCGGTCGGGATCGACTTGGGCGTCAATTACGTCCGCGGGGTGCTCACGGACCTTCGCGGCGCGTTAATCGCGGAAACGAACCTGCCGCTGGATGGCCAAGAGCCTGAACCGGTTCTGGCGAGCCTGCAAACGTGCATCGATTCCCTGATCGCGAAGGCGCCCGCATCCCCGTACGGAATCGTAGGCATCGGAGTCGGCGTGCCGGGGCTCGTCAACGAATCCGGCGCCGTGCTTTATGCCCCCAACCTGCAATGGCGCGATGTTCCGCTTCAGCGCCAACTGGCCGACAAGTACGGCGTCCCCGTCACGATCGACAATGAGGCCAATACCGGCGCCATCGGGGAGCAGGTTTTCGGAGCGGGCCGCAGCATCGACAACCTCATCTACGTCAGCGTAGGCATCGGGATCGGCACCGGTCTCATTTTGCACAGAAGCCTGTACAAGGGAGCATCCGGCTTTTCCGGTGAAATGGGGCATCTCTCCGTCGAAGCCTTCGGGAAACCGTGCGCTTGCGGGAACCGGGGGTGCTGGGAAATGTACGCCTCCGAAAAGGCGCTTTTGGAAAAAGCGGCTGCCCATGGCATCTCCGACTGGGAGGCGCTCCTCAACGCAGCCGAATCCGGACAGGCCGGCGTGCTGGCCGATCTGGAGACAACCGGGGAATACCTCGGCATCGGCATCGCGAACATCGTGAACGTGTTCAACCCGGACGCGGTCGTGATCGGGAACCGGATCAGCCAAGTGCGGCCGTGGATCGAAAACTCTCTCCGCCGGACGGTCGTGCAGCGTTCGCTCGGCTTCCACCTCCGCAGCGTCCAGCTGCTGTTCGCGGAGCTCGGCGAGCGCTCGGCCGTGCTCGGGGCGGCGCAGATGGCCATCTCCGGGTTTTTCGACCGGCTGAAAGCAGCCTGA
- the xylA gene encoding xylose isomerase codes for MSLFPNVPKIQYEGRGSKNPFAFKHYNPQEVVLGKTMEEHLRFAVAYWHTFVASGTDPFGVGTAVRSWDSLSPMDKAKARVEANFELMEKLNIPFYCFHDVDVAPEGATLAESFKNLDTIVALLKDNMKSTGKKLLWNTANLFTNPRYVHGAGTTNNADVFAYSAATIKKGLEVGKELGAANYVFWGGREGYESLLNTDMKLELDNLGRLLHMAVDYAKEIGFDAQFLIEPKPKEPTKHQYDFDAATTLAFLQNYGLKEHFKLNIEANHATLAGHTFEHELHVARINGVLGSIDANQGDVLLGWDTDEFPTDLYTTTLAMYEILKNGGLGRGGVNFDAKVRRSSFDDEDLFFAHIAGMDSYARGLKAAAKLVEERVLDEIVERRYRSFQEGIGADIVSGKATLASLEAYALQNNPIRNESGRLEQIRATVNEIIFSV; via the coding sequence ATGAGCTTATTCCCGAACGTGCCGAAAATCCAGTATGAAGGACGGGGCTCGAAAAACCCGTTCGCGTTCAAGCACTACAACCCGCAGGAAGTCGTCCTCGGCAAAACGATGGAGGAGCATCTCCGCTTCGCCGTCGCTTACTGGCATACTTTCGTGGCCTCCGGCACCGATCCTTTCGGCGTCGGCACGGCCGTCCGCAGCTGGGATTCGCTGTCCCCGATGGATAAGGCGAAAGCGCGCGTGGAAGCGAACTTCGAGCTGATGGAGAAGCTGAACATTCCGTTCTACTGCTTCCACGACGTTGACGTGGCTCCGGAAGGCGCTACGCTGGCCGAGTCTTTCAAAAACCTCGACACGATCGTCGCGCTGCTGAAAGACAACATGAAATCGACCGGCAAAAAACTGCTGTGGAACACGGCGAACCTGTTCACGAACCCCCGTTACGTGCATGGCGCCGGAACGACCAACAACGCGGACGTATTCGCGTACTCCGCCGCGACGATCAAAAAAGGCCTTGAAGTCGGCAAAGAGCTCGGCGCGGCGAACTACGTTTTCTGGGGCGGCCGCGAAGGCTACGAATCCCTGCTGAACACGGACATGAAGCTGGAGCTCGACAACCTCGGCCGCTTGCTGCACATGGCGGTCGACTACGCGAAGGAAATCGGCTTCGACGCCCAATTCCTGATCGAGCCGAAACCGAAGGAGCCGACCAAGCACCAATACGATTTCGACGCGGCGACCACTTTGGCGTTCCTGCAAAACTACGGCTTGAAAGAGCATTTCAAATTGAACATCGAAGCCAACCATGCCACGCTGGCCGGCCATACGTTCGAGCATGAACTGCACGTGGCCCGGATCAACGGCGTGCTCGGATCGATCGACGCCAACCAAGGCGATGTCCTGCTGGGCTGGGATACCGACGAATTCCCGACGGATCTGTACACGACGACGCTGGCCATGTACGAAATCCTCAAAAACGGCGGTCTCGGCAGAGGCGGCGTCAACTTCGACGCGAAAGTACGCCGCAGCTCCTTCGACGACGAGGATTTGTTCTTCGCGCACATCGCCGGCATGGATTCCTATGCCCGCGGCTTGAAAGCGGCCGCCAAGCTGGTCGAAGAGCGCGTGCTCGACGAGATCGTCGAACGCCGTTACCGCAGCTTCCAGGAAGGCATCGGCGCGGACATCGTGTCCGGCAAAGCGACGCTGGCGTCCCTCGAGGCCTACGCGCTGCAGAACAATCCGATCCGCAACGAATCCGGCCGTCTGGAGCAAATCCGCGCGACGGTCAACGAAATCATTTTCAGCGTATAA
- the xylB gene encoding xylulokinase, producing the protein MKYVIGVDLGTSAVKTLLVSREGTVTAEASREYPLYHEHSGWSEQEPEDWVRGTTECLRELVQASGVSAGDIEGISFSGQMHGLVLLNGENRPVRRAILWNDTRTTEQCREIEKTLGDNLLGVTRNPALEGFTLPKILWVRQNEAASFEASKRFLLPKDYLRYRLTGGIHMDLSDAAGTLMLDVANRNWSPEVLGAFGIGAEFCPPLVEAGACIGTLTAEAAEATGLSPDTKVFAGGADNACGAIGAGILEEGLTLCSIGTSGVILTYEGDSEADYGGKVHFFNHGKPGAFYSMGVTLAAGYSLSWFRKTFAAGESYDSLLSGVEDIPAGSGGLLFTPYLVGERTPHADPDIRASFIGMDGSHTRAHFARAVMEGITFSLNESVDLFRAAGKKADRIVSIGGGAKNPVWLQMQADIFNAEVIALENEQGPGLGAAMLAAVGCGWFRSLDDCATAFVKRSRSYRPNAANAERYASLFRVYQDVYAQTRGLNQALSSFRNG; encoded by the coding sequence ATGAAATACGTGATCGGAGTCGACCTGGGAACCAGCGCGGTCAAAACGCTGCTGGTGTCCCGGGAAGGCACGGTAACGGCGGAAGCGTCCCGCGAATACCCGCTGTACCATGAGCATTCCGGCTGGAGCGAGCAGGAGCCCGAGGATTGGGTGCGGGGCACGACGGAATGCCTCCGCGAGCTGGTCCAGGCTTCCGGCGTGTCTGCCGGGGATATCGAAGGCATCAGCTTTTCCGGACAGATGCACGGTCTCGTGCTGCTGAACGGGGAGAACCGCCCCGTGCGCAGGGCGATTCTGTGGAACGATACGCGGACGACGGAGCAATGCCGGGAAATCGAAAAGACGTTGGGCGATAATCTGCTCGGGGTGACGAGAAATCCGGCGCTCGAAGGCTTCACGCTGCCGAAGATCCTGTGGGTCCGGCAAAACGAAGCCGCGTCTTTCGAAGCATCGAAGCGGTTCCTGTTGCCCAAGGATTATTTGCGGTACCGGCTGACCGGCGGGATCCATATGGACCTGTCGGATGCGGCGGGCACGTTGATGCTGGACGTCGCGAACCGGAATTGGAGCCCGGAAGTTCTCGGAGCTTTCGGCATCGGCGCGGAATTCTGCCCGCCGCTGGTCGAAGCGGGGGCATGCATAGGCACGCTCACCGCCGAGGCGGCGGAAGCGACGGGCCTGTCGCCGGATACGAAGGTGTTCGCCGGCGGCGCGGACAATGCCTGCGGCGCGATCGGGGCGGGGATTCTGGAGGAAGGACTCACCTTGTGCAGCATCGGAACGTCCGGCGTCATCCTCACTTACGAGGGCGACTCGGAAGCCGACTATGGCGGGAAAGTCCATTTCTTCAACCACGGCAAGCCCGGCGCTTTCTACTCCATGGGCGTAACGCTGGCCGCGGGCTACTCGCTGAGCTGGTTCCGCAAGACGTTCGCGGCCGGCGAGTCTTACGACTCGCTGCTGAGCGGCGTCGAGGACATTCCGGCGGGCTCCGGCGGACTGCTGTTCACGCCGTACTTGGTGGGCGAACGCACGCCGCATGCCGACCCCGACATCCGGGCAAGCTTCATCGGCATGGACGGCAGCCACACCCGGGCCCATTTTGCGCGTGCCGTGATGGAAGGGATCACGTTCTCACTGAACGAGTCCGTGGATTTGTTCCGTGCGGCAGGCAAAAAGGCCGACAGGATCGTGTCCATCGGCGGCGGGGCCAAAAACCCGGTTTGGCTGCAGATGCAAGCGGACATTTTCAACGCCGAAGTGATCGCGCTGGAGAACGAACAAGGCCCCGGCCTGGGAGCGGCCATGCTGGCCGCCGTCGGCTGCGGCTGGTTCCGCAGCCTCGACGATTGCGCAACCGCGTTCGTCAAGCGGTCCCGGTCCTACCGTCCGAATGCGGCCAACGCTGAGCGCTATGCATCCCTGTTCCGCGTCTATCAAGACGTGTACGCCCAAACCCGCGGGCTGAACCAAGCGCTCTCATCTTTCCGAAACGGCTGA
- a CDS encoding SDR family NAD(P)-dependent oxidoreductase: MSGDQRGRTALVTGASSGFGYLTALRLARLGWTVYAGFRDVAASGTLAAEAASSGCADRIRPVRLDVTDEAGIREALSRIEREAGRLDALVNNAGLAVGGFVEELPLSAWREQFDTNLFGVVAVTRAALSLLRQSGGGRIVLVSSISGRIGFPALGPYCASKHALEGLGESLRLELAPFGVAVSLVEPGPYRTPIWQKSLASVTAPGPQSPYAGLFARIRPMLEQSAARGGDPELVAETIVRAVRDKKPKLRYLPSWSERWTVGAKRFLPWSWIERAALRVLGVKR; encoded by the coding sequence ATGAGCGGGGACCAAAGGGGACGGACGGCGCTGGTGACGGGAGCTTCGAGCGGGTTCGGATACTTGACGGCGCTAAGGTTAGCCAGGCTGGGGTGGACGGTTTACGCCGGGTTCAGGGATGTCGCGGCAAGCGGAACGTTGGCGGCGGAAGCGGCATCGTCCGGCTGCGCCGATCGGATCCGCCCTGTTCGTTTGGACGTAACGGACGAAGCGGGCATTCGGGAAGCCTTGTCGCGGATCGAGCGGGAGGCGGGGCGGTTGGATGCGTTGGTGAATAACGCGGGCCTCGCCGTCGGCGGGTTCGTGGAAGAGCTGCCGCTGTCCGCATGGAGGGAGCAGTTCGACACGAATCTGTTCGGCGTCGTGGCGGTCACCCGCGCGGCACTGTCGTTGCTCCGGCAGAGCGGTGGAGGAAGGATCGTGCTCGTCAGCAGCATCAGCGGACGGATCGGTTTTCCGGCTTTGGGTCCGTATTGCGCGTCCAAACACGCCTTGGAGGGACTGGGCGAGTCGCTGCGGCTCGAGCTGGCGCCGTTCGGCGTGGCGGTCAGCCTGGTCGAGCCCGGCCCGTATCGGACGCCGATTTGGCAGAAAAGCCTGGCAAGCGTGACGGCTCCCGGGCCGCAATCTCCGTATGCCGGCCTGTTCGCGAGAATCCGGCCGATGCTCGAGCAAAGCGCCGCCCGCGGGGGAGACCCGGAACTCGTAGCTGAAACAATCGTCCGGGCGGTCCGGGACAAGAAGCCCAAGCTGCGCTATTTGCCGAGCTGGAGCGAACGCTGGACGGTCGGGGCGAAACGGTTTCTTCCTTGGAGCTGGATTGAGCGTGCGGCTTTGCGTGTATTGGGAGTCAAACGGTAA
- a CDS encoding cache domain-containing sensor histidine kinase: MPNRTIGLSLRTKTLIYLMAIVTPIFVFSWYASVVSGNETKKQVGSALLQLAKQTHTTLDRDILGISENTIKMIQEPLVQSMAKEMAGTPFELVRQYVALGELMNKYGVSDSFYSGLKYSLLIPVNDPSRYKFAPSYQQLANGVFFVDPKTSPWYKTVFDLKGKGNLQVLDHFGAQGAGKSLTFLRVVKDFATDLKTDIGIIAVTDLQTVLSNDMKAIELPESSEIYFTDRDNRILASKTNKQMGEKVRIPGEWLKQEESNSVVTLDQKTYLLAYHRSYPYDTKLIILTPVSIITSQATQTHRLIVFITAFYVFLILLTVSLFIRTFLRPLRKLGALVRSFVPGKELVLAHPPGRKRDEIGELTLSFFRMTRRLNEMIHERYVMEIKQKETELSMLQQQINPHLLYNTLESIYWHGIALGQKDVAEMVKDLSKLMRIGLSRGRDVISIGEEIEHAEAYLRLQQRRDKTAFRVEWEIDEACLQAQIPKITLQPLLENAIQHGVAKMEEEGRIVIRIRRMDEADIEITVSDNGYKPVDSNRLNAIAGEESPNEGYGIRNVQKRLKLHFGDRYGLFYESNPGGGVTARITIPDQERSGETGGEHHA, from the coding sequence ATGCCGAACCGAACGATCGGACTTAGCTTGCGCACCAAAACGCTCATTTACCTGATGGCCATCGTGACGCCGATTTTCGTCTTCAGCTGGTACGCGTCCGTCGTATCCGGCAACGAGACGAAAAAACAGGTGGGCAGCGCGCTGCTTCAGCTCGCGAAGCAAACGCACACCACGCTGGACCGGGACATTCTCGGCATCAGCGAAAACACGATCAAGATGATCCAGGAGCCGCTCGTCCAATCGATGGCGAAGGAGATGGCCGGCACCCCGTTCGAATTGGTTCGGCAATACGTCGCCCTCGGAGAACTGATGAACAAATACGGAGTCAGCGACTCCTTCTACTCCGGTCTCAAATACTCGCTCCTCATCCCCGTAAACGACCCTTCCCGGTACAAATTCGCGCCGAGCTATCAGCAGCTCGCCAACGGCGTTTTTTTCGTCGATCCCAAAACCAGTCCCTGGTACAAAACTGTATTCGACTTGAAAGGCAAAGGGAATTTGCAGGTGTTGGACCACTTCGGAGCCCAAGGGGCCGGCAAATCGCTCACGTTCCTGCGGGTCGTCAAAGATTTCGCCACGGACCTGAAGACCGACATCGGCATCATCGCCGTGACCGATCTGCAAACCGTGCTCTCCAACGATATGAAAGCGATCGAACTGCCGGAAAGCAGCGAAATTTATTTCACGGACCGGGACAACCGCATCCTGGCGAGCAAGACGAACAAACAGATGGGGGAGAAAGTCCGGATTCCGGGCGAATGGCTGAAGCAGGAGGAGAGCAATTCGGTCGTCACGCTCGATCAGAAAACCTATTTGCTCGCGTACCACCGCAGCTATCCCTATGATACGAAACTGATTATCCTCACGCCCGTGTCCATCATTACCTCGCAAGCGACCCAAACCCATCGGCTGATCGTCTTCATAACGGCATTTTACGTGTTCCTGATCCTTCTGACCGTCAGCCTGTTCATTCGCACGTTCCTCAGACCGCTCCGCAAGCTGGGCGCGCTCGTCCGGTCTTTCGTGCCCGGCAAGGAGCTGGTGCTGGCGCATCCGCCGGGACGCAAGCGGGACGAAATCGGGGAGTTGACGCTTTCTTTCTTCCGGATGACCCGACGCTTGAACGAAATGATCCATGAGCGGTACGTGATGGAAATCAAGCAAAAAGAAACCGAGCTGTCGATGCTGCAGCAGCAGATCAACCCGCATCTGCTCTATAACACGCTCGAATCGATTTATTGGCACGGCATCGCCCTTGGGCAGAAAGACGTGGCGGAGATGGTGAAGGATTTGTCCAAGCTGATGCGGATCGGGCTGAGCCGGGGCCGGGACGTGATCTCCATCGGGGAAGAAATCGAGCATGCCGAAGCGTATTTGCGGCTGCAGCAGCGGCGGGATAAAACGGCGTTCCGGGTCGAGTGGGAGATCGACGAAGCCTGCTTGCAGGCGCAAATCCCGAAAATCACGCTGCAGCCCTTGCTCGAGAATGCCATTCAGCACGGCGTCGCCAAAATGGAGGAAGAAGGCCGCATCGTCATCCGAATTCGCCGGATGGACGAGGCGGATATCGAAATAACCGTTTCGGACAACGGCTATAAACCGGTGGATTCGAATCGGTTGAACGCGATCGCCGGCGAGGAAAGTCCGAACGAAGGTTACGGCATCCGCAACGTGCAGAAGCGCCTGAAGCTTCATTTCGGCGACCGGTACGGCCTCTTCTACGAATCGAACCCCGGAGGGGGCGTAACGGCGAGGATCACGATTCCGGATCAAGAACGTTCAGGGGAAACGGGAGGAGAACATCATGCGTAA